The window TCACCAGCAAAACCGAACACAAAGCGGTTCTGGACACCTGCCGTCAGCTGGAGCGCGAAGGGTTCGAAGTGACTTACCTGGCGCCGCAGAGCAACGGGATTATTGATCTGAAAGAACTTGAAGCGGCGATGCGTGACGACACCATCCTCGTTTCCATTATGCACGTGAATAACGAAATCGGCGTGGTGCAGGATATCGCGACCATCGGCGAAATGTGCCGTGCGCGCGGCATCATCTATCACGTTGACGCCACCCAGAGCGTGGGCAAACTGCCTATCGATCTGAGCCAGTTGAAAGTGGATCTGATGTCCTTCTCCGGCCACAAAATTTATGGTCCGAAAGGTATCGGCGCGCTGTATGTTCGTCGTAAACCGCGTATCCGCATTGAAGCGCAGATGCACGGCGGCGGTCACGAGCGCGGTATGCGTTCCGGTACGTTGCCTGTGCATCAGATTGTTGGTATGGGTGAAGCCTATCGTATCGCCAAAGAAGAGATGGAAACCGAGATGGCGCGCCTGCGCAGTCTGCGTAACCGTCTGTGGAACGGCGTGAAAGATATGGAAGAAGTGTACCTCAACGGTTCCCTTGAGCAGGGCGCGCCCAACATTCTTAACGTCAGTTTTAACTACGTTGAGGGCGAGTCGCTGATCATGGCGCTGAAAGACCTGGCGGTCTCTTCCGGTTCTGCCTGTACTTCCGCAAGCCTCGAGCCATCTTACGTGCTGCGCGCGCTGGGGATGACCGACGAGCTGGCGCATAGCTCTATCCGTTTCTCTTTAGGTCGTTTTACTACCGAAGAAGAAATTGATTACACCATCGATCTGGTTCGTAAATCCATTGGTCGTCTGCGCGACCTTTCTCCGCTGTGGGAAATGTACAAGCAGGGCGTGGATCTGAACAGCATCGAATGGTCACATCATTAATCGGTATCGATAAGGAGAATTCAACATGGCATACAGCGAAAAAGTCATCGATCATTACGAAAATCCGCGTAACGTGGGTTCTTTTGACAACAGCGACGAGAACGTCGGCAGCGGCATGGTCGGCGCGCCAGCCTGTGGCGACGTGATGAAGTTGCAGATTAAAGTCAACAATGAAGGTATTATTGAAGACGCGCGTTTTAAAACGTACGGCTGCGGTTCCGCCATCGCATCCAGCTCCCTGGTCACCGAATGGGTGAAAGGCAAGTCGCTGGACGAAGCACAGGCGATCAAAAACACCGATATCGCCGACGAGCTTGAACTGCCGCCAGTGAAAATTCACTGCTCTATCCTGGCAGAAGACGCGATCAAAGCCGCCATTGCGGACTACAAAAGCAAACGTGAAGCAAAATAAAAAGAGTTGAGGTTTTGTTATGTCGATTACACTTAGCGACAGTGCAGCAGCGCGAGTTAATACCTTCCTGGCCAACCGCGGTAAAGGGTTCGGTCTGCGTCTGGGCGTAAGAACCTCGGGCTGCTCGGGTATGGCGTATG is drawn from Citrobacter rodentium NBRC 105723 = DSM 16636 and contains these coding sequences:
- the iscS gene encoding cysteine desulfurase, producing MKLPIYLDYSATTPVDPRVAEKMMQFLTLDGTFGNPASRSHRFGWQAEEAVDIARNQIADLVGADPREIVFTSGATESDNLAIKGAANFYQKKGKHIITSKTEHKAVLDTCRQLEREGFEVTYLAPQSNGIIDLKELEAAMRDDTILVSIMHVNNEIGVVQDIATIGEMCRARGIIYHVDATQSVGKLPIDLSQLKVDLMSFSGHKIYGPKGIGALYVRRKPRIRIEAQMHGGGHERGMRSGTLPVHQIVGMGEAYRIAKEEMETEMARLRSLRNRLWNGVKDMEEVYLNGSLEQGAPNILNVSFNYVEGESLIMALKDLAVSSGSACTSASLEPSYVLRALGMTDELAHSSIRFSLGRFTTEEEIDYTIDLVRKSIGRLRDLSPLWEMYKQGVDLNSIEWSHH
- the iscU gene encoding Fe-S cluster assembly scaffold IscU — its product is MAYSEKVIDHYENPRNVGSFDNSDENVGSGMVGAPACGDVMKLQIKVNNEGIIEDARFKTYGCGSAIASSSLVTEWVKGKSLDEAQAIKNTDIADELELPPVKIHCSILAEDAIKAAIADYKSKREAK